The genomic stretch TAGACGGGGTTGTAACAAATCCTCTCAAAGCCTTGCAAACCTTACCAGCCTGAATTAGTGAGTATAAGATTAGGTTGATTAGTTTTATGTGAAGCTTCAGGCTCAGACTAAAATATTTTCCATACAAATTACAGACAAGTTTCACATGTagtttccttttttttgtttctgttttttttttctttccatgaATTTTCTTGTTTAAAGTATTAGTCATGAATGTGCAATTAAGTCGTCAATATGCATCACTTTTATTTACGTTTATCAACTCTTTACATCGTATTTGACTCAAACCATTGTGTAACTGGATAATTTCCGTGTTAAAGTAGTTATACGCCACTCTTAATCATGATCAAAGTGATTGTGTTTTTCCATTCGAATAGGTTATAATCACTTGTTGCCTGAAAAAGTTTTCTCTGCTCACCACCCTTTGTCATAACGTCTTCCTTCGAATTTGCTTAAAATTTTAAGGCTTATCTAAATAATGTCTTAAGGTGGCCATGGAGGAGCGCCTGGGGTGCATCATCTGTTGTGGCATCGATAAAACATTTCTGCAATTAACCAAGGATCTATGGAATTTCAAGATGTACTACAGAATTAATTTCGTCTAATGGGAGGAGAACCTTTGACTGTCAGTTGCAGAGTAATGAGCCGTTCACATTTTCAAATTTATTCTGATactcaataaaaaaattttatgagaTTAAATCAGTTACCTTGATCTTGGATATGCTACCTATATTATCCCACCGAAAAAAAACGTTAAAAGATTGCTGTGAAGATAAAGACACTTTCCTGGGGCTGGACTCCAATTGTTTCTTTATAGACATCTCGACTTCGGCCTGTAATTGCTTTCTTGCTAATCATCTCCACTTGTTCTCTACTCTTACCTCATAACTAAACATGAGAGTTGACCTTATTCAATCCACTTAGTCCCCTTATATCCCACTTTAACTAAGTTACCTATCCCTTGGCCAACCTCAGTCCACTTTGTTCAAAGTTCATGCAGTTTAGCTAACCTAAGCCAATTTCATATCTTATCTGCTCAGACATCTTGACGCATGAAGATTAATATATAGTTGgcattagatatttaatttataCAGATTAATTCTCTGGACAGACGATCCATCAACTCAACCTTCTTAGACTAActgttcattaaaaaaaaaataatccatTAATTTGTTCAAGTTGAAACTCAATtcttaaatatttacaaaattgaGAAGGCATCTGGTAGGCCTTATTACCTCGAGACGAGACAGACGAGCTATATAGTCACTGGAGACTTATCAAAAAGGAGAGTAAAGTACCATGTCAACAGAGTTTAGAGACCTCCTAGAAATTCAATTTCAGGCAACAACTTATTGTCATTCCCACTTCAGTCTCCAATTATTTTCTTTCTAATCATCTCCCCTTCAATTATCTCCCCACTTCATTTTCCTATTAAACTTGAGACTCATTCCATAAACCTCAATTCAATCCAACCTTAACAACTCTGACCGAATTATTTATGCAACAAAATAGCTATGATATATAATTTATACAGCTTAAATATATTGTAGCTCTATAATCGAATGAACTTGTGCTTTCTTTGTATACGACTTAAGTGTATTACAATCGAATGAACTCGCATTGGGACAACCACGACTGAATCAGTGCCAAACACCACCTAGCACTGGCCAAACACAGTTAATAGAGGCTGAGCTTCGGTTGATTCAATGAGCTTGATAAAAAGAATTAAAaggtaaaaaataatttgaacatTCACAAAGAATAATTTATAAACATTGAACATGTGAATTATTCCCCCGACTGCCCCACGCCAGTAATAATATACATTCGATTGTCAACTACTGATACATGGGGCCTAAGTTGACGTTTAACTACAAAGAAAGGTCGGTTAatattgatgaaaaaaataaaaactattatATATAAGTTCAGAGTCTgcttaaatttatataatttctaAAAAAACAATATTAATTTCTAACCAAAGTTAACTAAGCATGAACTGAACAGTAGAACATTGTGACAAAACTTTGGGACTCGAGAATGGAGAATGAAAAATGAGAAAGTGATGAGAAACAAAATAAGAGATAGTGAGGGcaaagattgaaaaaaaaaaaaagatcaccATAAGATATGAAGAAATTGATGGTTAAGGGTGAATTACAATTCTATTCCTAGACTATAAGCCACTGCACAAGTTAAAATTATCGATACAACTACCTGACATAGGAgtaaaaaacaaacaaaggaagcCCACACATGTTTGATGGAGTGGTAAAACACAATAATAAGAGAACAAGGTTCAATTCTCAAATAGAACAAACATCTTAGAGGCCGGCTTCTAAGTCTATACAAGTTGTGCTTTGAATTTACCTGGTAGAAGAACCAGGAAAAAGACCGTCTGCCTCTAGAATTAATCGGACGAAGTCCGGACATCTAGATTACACTCACTTTGTTGTATTTAGCttcaaaaataatacaaaatcTAAGGAAACAATAATGGAGTTGGAAACCAAGTGTTGACTATCAGCATCAAATCCTTCTTTCTtcagaaagaaaaagaaagataaaaaaactgAAACTCAAGTCTTATGATACAAGCCGACATAAGTTCAGTGAACATATACAATTGGAATCATaagctaaagcatgaaaaccAAGATATATCAGCATCAGAAAGCACTTAATTGTAGAACTTCTGGTTGCCATATACGAAGAAGTCGATCATAAAATGAGCAAGTAGAAACCAACAATCCTTGCCTCTGCATACCTTGGGCACTCATTTCTCCCCTCTGCCAATCTGCTCCATACGCTAAAGATTCATGCTTGTGATAAGTCTCAACAACTTGAATGTCACCGTCTTCTATCCTAACAATTGCAAAACCATTGTGCATACAAGCTGTCAATACAAGGTTCGACTTGTACGGATGGTGCTTGATTCTCCAAACACCCCCTCCTAAGCAAAGGGACTTCTCGCAAACAGGTCTGGATGTTGATCTAACATCCCAAACTCTCAGAAATTCATCATAGCTTCCTGTCAGCAGAATGTTGGTATTTGCTGGGTCCTGACTGATGCAACACACACCCATCCTATGTGCCTTGCCGTTCCGAAACACTACATCATCTGTAGGAGCCCGCAAATCCCAGCAGCTAAAACAACAATCATCTGATCCACTGTATAACAAGTTTGGGCGCTGGGCATCAAAAGAAGTCGCCCAAACTTCATAATCATGGCCTAGCCATGATTGTGATACCTGGACTTTGTCATCCTTTACAGCAACCAGGGATAACGAGCCATCTGAATGGCCTAATGAAATAGATGAAGCTGATGGATGCCAGTCCATGCATAAGCACATGGAAGAACTTATGTTTTCTGAGCAAGTTTCTCTGAGCATATTGCCTAAAatgtaaatgaattaaatttatattggaaATTGACTTTTCATAGATCAAAAGACAATAGGTATGACAATGGATAACTCTAGTGCCTACAAGGTATAATGCGTCAGATAGGAGAGGCATATATTGACAAAATTGAAGATAACAAGGGAGCAGATGAACACCTGACCACTATCAGTTTGCTTGTTGAGCAGCAGAATGTTATAATAAGAGTAGAATGTtaagcaaaattagtttttttgtttctagaagagagaaaaaaaggaCCTTGATCTTCTTCTTTCAGTTGAGATTCTAACTTGTAGAGAACAACGCCGCCATCAGCACCGGCTTGAGCAAGCAAAGGAGGCGCATTCTGTCCCCTCGGACTCCATTTTAAATCGAAGACGCCAATTGTTGGTACGCGACAGAGCAAGCTGAGACCATCGCGCGTTGAAAACAGCGAAGTGCTTCCGGCACGGTGAGGCTGAGCTCCTTCTTGTAGTGTGTACGTGCCAGCAGCCAATATATCGTAGAAGGAATCATGCGGGCAGAACTCCACGACATCTGCATTTCCATCTAAATAGCAACTGCCGATGTCCATCATAAACCTGTGGGCGAAGGAACGGCGAGAGGCAGGTATTTACGAGTGAGGGAGGGACGAATTGCGTCGGTGAGGGGTCAATGAAAGGAGAGTTAGGGAATATGGCGGCAGAGGATCGAAGCGTACCCGATTGACCTTCGAAGAGGGACGTCGCCTCGCGTCGCGTCGCAGGCAGGGCAAGGGGCGGGTATGAGGCGAGGTGGCGAAAGTGAGAAAGGTTAGGGAATTGACGGCAAGGTGGAGGCGGCCGATGGCAGGACTGAAGACGGTTGTGTATTAGGGCTTACGAAGTATAAACTGAGCATCACACAATGTCCTATTCTTACCCAATTCATTAATTAtacatttataaataatatttatttaaatttaaaaataaatttcattctttaaatattataaagagagaaaaaaatagaaaaattggtAAGTAGTatattgaaaaataaatatttaaatttaataaaataattttgtacTCTAAATAATGATAGTTGgataggaagaaaaaaaaattattaacataaaAGATATTTAATTCTTTAATCGGTATAGATATGGAAGTGAATATCCAATCTCCAATGGATATGAGGACGGGTGATATGAAATTCGATACAAATCCGATTTATTGTTATCCCTACACCACATTCCACTATTAAGTTATAATTATCCAACTAACTTGTATTGTTTTCATTATTATCtcctatttaaattttgaattaatcggAAGCGTTGTAGCAGTTACAAAATTATAACTACTACGCATGTAGAATCCACGTTATAGCAACTACGATttcgtaactgctacaacgtaaaTGATAGAAAATAAGGTTGAATTCATATTGTAAGAGTTATGAAATTATAGCTGTTgccatataaatattttttaataaattatattgtGTAGTATGAAACCTAGCtattaccatatatatatatatataatttagacgataaataataatataaataatacTTAACAGtattagataataattaaataattatatatgATTAAATAATGGGATGAAATATCTTTATCAAAAAAAACTTAAAGCAATGCctttgataatttgaaaataaaaatgtaacttttgccaaaaataaataaatataatagttTTTCAATTCAACTTCACGAAAATATTATATACAAAGTATTcttatatcaaaatatatttgctggattaatttaaattttttaaattgaatcaatcatttcaaaataatcaaaatcatttttaaatggtTATAATAGTTGACACA from Zingiber officinale cultivar Zhangliang chromosome 5B, Zo_v1.1, whole genome shotgun sequence encodes the following:
- the LOC121985242 gene encoding diphthine methyltransferase homolog is translated as MMDIGSCYLDGNADVVEFCPHDSFYDILAAGTYTLQEGAQPHRAGSTSLFSTRDGLSLLCRVPTIGVFDLKWSPRGQNAPPLLAQAGADGGVVLYKLESQLKEEDQGNMLRETCSENISSSMCLCMDWHPSASSISLGHSDGSLSLVAVKDDKVQVSQSWLGHDYEVWATSFDAQRPNLLYSGSDDCCFSCWDLRAPTDDVVFRNGKAHRMGVCCISQDPANTNILLTGSYDEFLRVWDVRSTSRPVCEKSLCLGGGVWRIKHHPYKSNLVLTACMHNGFAIVRIEDGDIQVVETYHKHESLAYGADWQRGEMSAQGMQRQGLLVSTCSFYDRLLRIWQPEVLQLSAF